GGCCACTTGCAAGGACTGTTTTTAACGTACGTTCAAACTTTTGCATAAATTCTTCCTTCTGTTCTGGTGTTGCACTGTTGAATCTATTCGGATTAATCATGGCTTTAAGGACTAAATTCCAAGCATCGATTGATGGAGAGATGCCAGACTTCatgatattttgaaacataCTAAACACTTGATCATATTCGTCATAGTAAAGATACTTTTCCATTAACTGAACCATGATCCTCTCCTCAATCTTCAAATCGCGCTTTTCGCAAATCTCTGCTATTTCAGAATAGATGTCGTCCAACACTTTTCTGTCAGTCGCACGATTAATTCTGTTTAACATAGTTATACTGTTTGGATCAACTTTCGATTTTCTATCATTCTCCAAAAATTCTctaaacttttcaaacacAAGTCTATTGAAAGCACGGTAATTCATAAGGGTATTCTTGACTTCATTGTAAAGGGGCAacttgtttgtttcaaagaaCCGGAGCGCATCCTTTTCTGAGTATGGTACGTTTTGTAACAAACATGACAAGACATAAGCGTAGTATACAATGTGTGGAAGTTGATACTTATTGTATCTAATTCTTGCATCCccagtttcaacaaatgcaTTGGGTATAAAGTTTAACTTATCGTATTCAATGAAAGTCACCCACATTTGAATAATCTTTTGGTAAATAACCAGTTTTCCATCttcattcttcaacaaattggcTGCAACTTCGGTAAAGTGGTATTGATGGGCAACGCGATACTTTACAAACAATGAGAGGTACTCTTCCAAATCAGCACCTGCTTTCTTGGCTCTAATGAGTAGCTTCGTTGCTAATGGTAGAAATGCATTGTACAAGTCTCGATCTGATATGTACTCTTCATGTTGAATTTCACGAAGAAATGAAATACCCTcttcaaaaatttcttttgattcGTTCAAATCGGTGTTTGATTCCACAGTCTGTTTAATTTGCTGAGAAATGTCATGCAATTTGTGATTCACTTTTTTGATCCTAGGAGTAGTAGTGTTAttaatcttttgttgttgtttgatggAAGATTTGGCAGCTTCCAGAACTGTAAGTGGCTCTTTTGTGGCAGCTGCTTGAGTCGACTGAGATCTCAAAACCACGCTAATCTGGGCAGCAATCCTTACACTGGGCCGCCTCAATTGGCTCACTACTTTGGAGCTGTTCACACACAGCCTGTAAGGAAGCATctgatgttgttgcaaGTATCAactgatttgaaaagatttggaaaattttgaacttttttttttcaggATTAACAGCCAAAGTCTCAAGGTGGAAATACATTACACCGACAAAATATAGAAAGTTGGCATTGAATAAGCATATCAACCACTACAGGGTCAAGGTGGATGCCataatgaaaatttgaagttATTAGTCTCCCATTAGCATGTATCTATATTCATAATAGTTAAAATCAACGTGGCAGGAGAAGTCAGTAGTTATATACAGGACTCAACTTTTCCCAGCATCATGAAATAAttacatttcaaaatatacCACTATTCAAAATCGCGCATACATGGGGGATGAACATGGACATGGCTTTGTGGATGATAAGTATAATTTACTGAAGGTAGAAGAAGCCCCTGAGTtgctttttttcaactatCATGAATTTCTTGCACCAAACCAAAATTTGTCACTGCCGGCATTAGTGATAAACCATTTCCCCAATTACTTCGTTGATAGATCGTCAACCACATTTTATAAAACGAGGATAGTGCGAATACCGAGGTGTTATGACACAATTGCCTATTCAGATTTGATACCgcaattttcaactgtGTACCCAGGCAAGGAAAAAGGTGCCATCAAACTTGACGAAGGAGGGAACATAACAACTGGATTGCACGATAAAGCGGTGTTTGGAACAACATCAGAAATAGTCGGATTTGAGAATATACTACCGGGGGAAGAGCTACTTGATATTATCACCGggatcaatcaaattttgtaCGATGCATTTTACCCATTCAAAATTGCCACTTTGATAGAGAACATTATGGAGGTGCTAACAGGGGGTctatttattcaaattttaaaCCTTCTAAACATATGTACTTAtacaaagagaaaattgTTGGAGTTGGAGCAGTTTGTGgaaaatatcaatatcaaGTTGCAAACAAAAGACGTGACGATTGTATCTCCAAGGAAGATGGGATATCTTTCCATTTGTATAGCTTATGTACCAAAGTAGATTAAGCTGATTGTGTCTAGATCATTTGTAAATTTGTAGGCATCTAGCTTCATCAAgcctttctctttcttgtCGTGACGATTGCgacatttcaaaagttgacATCACAAATGTTGcaataaacaaaacctCATCGTACACCATTGATCTACGATGAATGGAGTGTTTGCTGTATACAAGCCATCGGGTATTTCGTCGGCGAAATATATAGGTGAGCTTCAAGAACTATTCACCAAATCCAAGACCTTTGCTCCTGATTTAAAAGCAATGAAGGAGAAAGTTTTGTATGACTTAAGTCGAGAtaaaaaatggaaaaacCGTGCACAGAAGAAAGCCGATAATACTAAAATAAAGATTGGCCACGGCGGGACCTTAGATCCAATGGCTAGTGGagttttggttgttggaGTTGGATTGGGCACAAAGAAGTTGCAGTACTATTTATCCGAGTGTCAAAAGACTTATGAGACAAAAGCATTGTTGGGAATATCGACCACTACAGGGGATGCTGAGGGTGAAATTATAACCAAAACTAAGGTTGATTATATAACCCCAGAATTGGTGAAGCTGACTGTGAAAAAGTTTGTTGGAGATATCAAACAAACACCTCCAATTTTTTCAGCTTTAAAGGTCAATGGGAAACCACTTTATGAGTATGCTAGAGAAGGGCTACCATTACCAACTCAAATTAAAGTAAGAGATGTCAGAGTTAACGATATCAAggtgattgatgatgacttaCTATCAACTGATCATGAGTTTAAAAAGCTCGAGAGcgaattggatgaaaatggtGTTCCTAAAGAGCATGGATTGATGAATAATCCAACTTTAAATGACTCTCCGTTGTATTATTCCAAGGAGCACCTTGAATCGTCTAAAGATGACTTGGCGGATGTTAAGCCCAAGCTACTAGCCGATGATGAACACCATCCTGAAAAATTACCATTAATACATTTCATATCTGACGTTTCTTCTGGGACGTACATTAGAAGCTTGATTAGTGATATTGGAAGAGCCTTGGAGTCCTCAGCTTACATGGTTGAACTTATCAGGGTTAAGCAATCTGAGTGGCAATTAGATAAAAATGTGTTTAAAATGGAGGATTTTGAGAAGAGTGAGGATGTGTGGGgtccaattttgaaaaaagtcTTGGACCAAGGAGGAGAAAATATAGACTTGACAGCAGAGTTTTCTGCTATGGATAGACAATCGGAGAATACAAAAGATGGGGAAACTGAATCCAAAGATGTGTCTAATGATGTGTCTACAAATGGGTCTACAGATGACGCACCAAGAGGAGAAAAGagaacaattgatgaagttgaaaaatgagAAATGCAAAAAACAATGTGTATAATATAACCTGTATAAATCTCCTACTCCAATGCAAAGACAATTCTTTCGGTATCTTAAAACCAAGAGTCCCCAATTCCATGCCAGATCTACGATAAACACACTAGCGTTTAAACTACAACCTCCTACCAAATTCACACCCCAATCAGTTCTCATATTCTCAACTCCGACAAACTTACCacaaatcattgaagatGTCATTGAACTACATCAGAGAAACAATATACAAGTTGTCGTAGCTGGAATTGATACAATGGTGCCATTCTCTGCTAGAAATGGTGTCAGCGAACTTTGGCTTGATCAGCGATTGAAAATAGGCAATTCATTGCTTTTAGAAGAAAGGGATGACTTGGATAAACCTCCAAGGGAAAGTGATGGTATCAACCCAGTTAGTGCaagaaagaattggaaaaacaTTCAAGGTCATTTAAGTTTAAAATTGAGACATGAAATGGATGCAAACATAAACTTGGCCAATACTGTGTTTTCAACTGGGTCGATCCTCACTTTATTTTACTTTGATTCAGAGACAAATGTCGCTCATTCTGGCCAGCACTTGTGTGAACTAGAAGTGGCATTACCTAGAGGTGTTGTTCCCAACCATGCAACTGGGAAGATTGAAGATAAATGGACACCATTGTACCCAGGAAAACTGTTTAAAATCACAAATTGTGTGGGgaacttgttgaaatcgATTGAAAAGAACCCAGCTGCCaagtatttggaaaataatGATAAATTAATGAGTTTAAAGAGTAAAGATACTGAAGTGTTTGTGAAATTGAGGAAAAAAGGGACTACTGTGGTGGACAGATTTAAAGTGActgctggtggtggtggatgGGGTGCAAAAGCCGACATCATTGCCTTATCCCCAGAAGCAAAGCCTGAAAGAGGTGATGaggttgaatttttcatgGTGACTCCAAATAACAGATTTGTAAAGCACAAGGAGGATGATGTGGAAAAGTTTGATCATACATTTGCGTTTATAAGTAGCTATGAGGAAACAGCTTataatggtgatgatgCTGACACTGAGAGTGAAAAAATATATGAGACCTTCGGGTGTGGGTCAGAACTAGGTTTCTACTTCAATGGAGTAAAGCATCATTCTCCCGGAGAAACGGTTTACATAAAGTTAAAATAAGAGAGGCTGCAGGatttatttgattgtgCCTGTTTTTTAGAAATTTCTCTTGATGTAACTTGGTGATGGAATAGCTCCTTCAATGAAAACCTCTTGTTCTTACAGAACAACTAATAGAGTCGTTTAAGCTCCTACTTGGGCGATACCATGTGAGGCTTGTTAGAGCAACAAAAAAATCTCCACATTCGGATGTTTCTCTTTATTTACAAATGACGGTCAAATACATCACTGGAGACTTGTTTCGCCATAGTGCCCAAGCAGGTAAAGCCGTAGTAT
The Candida orthopsilosis Co 90-125, chromosome 5 draft sequence genome window above contains:
- a CDS encoding Shr5 protein (S. cerevisiae homolog SHR5 has protein-cysteine S-palmitoleyltransferase activity and has role in protein palmitoylation, protein targeting to membrane), producing the protein MGDEHGHGFVDDKYNLSKVEEAPELLFFNYHEFLAPNQNLSSPALVINHFPNYFVDRSSTTFYKTRIVRIPRCYDTIAYSDLIPQFSTVYPGKEKGAIKLDEGGNITTGLHDKAVFGTTSEIVGFENILPGEELLDIITGINQILYDAFYPFKIATLIENIMEVLTGGLFIQILNLLNICTYTKRKLLELEQFVENINIKLQTKDVTIVSPRKMGYLSICIAYVPK
- a CDS encoding Pus4 pseudouridine synthase: MNGVFAVYKPSGISSAKYIGELQELFTKSKTFAPDLKAMKEKVLYDLSRDKKWKNRAQKKADNTKIKIGHGGTLDPMASGVLVVGVGLGTKKLQYYLSECQKTYETKALLGISTTTGDAEGEIITKTKVDYITPELVKSTVKKFVGDIKQTPPIFSALKVNGKPLYEYAREGLPLPTQIKVRDVRVNDIKVIDDDLLSTDHEFKKLESELDENGVPKEHGLMNNPTLNDSPLYYSKEHLESSKDDLADVKPKLLADDEHHPEKLPLIHFISDVSSGTYIRSLISDIGRALESSAYMVELIRVKQSEWQLDKNVFKMEDFEKSEDVWGPILKKVLDQGGENIDLTAEFSAMDRQSENTKDGETESKDVSNDVSTNGSTDDAPRGEKRTIDEVEK